The Brasilonema sennae CENA114 genome includes a region encoding these proteins:
- a CDS encoding glycosyltransferase family 4 protein — protein MRILIYSYNYHPEPIGIAPLMTELAEGLVKQGHQVRVITGMPNYPQREIYQEYRGKWYMTEQKNGVTIQRSYLRIKSKPNLIDRLLLELSFVFTSLPQALNGWQADVILLTVPPLLVSLPATLLGWLHNCPVILNVQDILPEAAVRMGLIKNKLMIRALRAIEQFAYRSAHTISVIADGFVENLVDKGVPSQKIVCIPNWVNVNFIRPLPKKSNPFRIANQLQDKFVVLYSGNIALTQGLETVIEAASRLRHIPQIVFVIAGEEKALKRLEAYCQKCGADNVLLVPLMPREKLPEMLAAADVGLVVQKRNVISFNMPSKIPLLLASGRPIVASVPVSGTAARAVRNSGGGIVVAPESPEALAEGIVDLYNNPKKVAKLGYFGRLFAVEHYSFEQALAEYEALFSEVVATSCESPSLGMLPKLTSSESIIDI, from the coding sequence ATGCGGATTCTCATTTATTCTTACAACTATCATCCAGAGCCAATCGGAATTGCCCCTTTAATGACCGAGCTGGCAGAAGGACTGGTAAAGCAAGGTCACCAAGTGCGAGTGATTACAGGAATGCCTAACTATCCCCAACGGGAGATCTACCAAGAGTATCGAGGCAAGTGGTACATGACCGAACAAAAAAACGGCGTGACTATCCAGCGTAGTTATTTACGGATTAAATCTAAACCAAACCTGATAGATAGATTGCTCTTGGAGTTGAGCTTTGTGTTTACAAGCTTGCCACAAGCTCTCAACGGTTGGCAAGCTGATGTTATTCTCCTGACAGTACCACCACTATTGGTCTCCTTACCAGCAACGCTACTTGGTTGGTTACATAACTGTCCAGTCATACTAAATGTACAAGATATATTACCAGAAGCCGCTGTGCGCATGGGGCTAATTAAAAACAAATTGATGATTCGCGCATTGAGGGCGATCGAACAATTTGCATATCGTAGCGCACACACTATTAGCGTGATTGCCGATGGGTTTGTTGAGAATTTAGTTGACAAGGGAGTTCCATCTCAAAAAATTGTTTGCATTCCCAATTGGGTGAATGTGAATTTTATCCGCCCCTTACCAAAAAAGAGCAACCCATTTCGCATCGCTAATCAACTCCAAGATAAATTTGTTGTGCTTTACTCCGGCAACATTGCCTTAACACAAGGATTGGAAACAGTCATCGAAGCTGCATCTAGGCTGCGTCACATACCACAAATCGTGTTTGTTATTGCTGGGGAAGAAAAAGCATTGAAAAGATTGGAGGCATATTGTCAAAAATGTGGGGCTGACAACGTGTTGCTTGTACCTTTGATGCCGCGAGAAAAATTACCCGAAATGCTAGCAGCGGCAGATGTGGGTTTGGTGGTGCAAAAGCGCAATGTCATCTCCTTCAATATGCCTTCCAAAATCCCACTGTTGTTGGCTAGTGGTCGTCCAATTGTCGCCTCAGTTCCCGTCTCTGGTACAGCAGCACGGGCAGTGCGTAATAGTGGCGGCGGCATAGTTGTCGCACCAGAATCACCAGAAGCGCTAGCAGAAGGAATCGTGGATTTATATAACAATCCAAAGAAAGTTGCAAAACTGGGTTACTTTGGAAGGCTGTTTGCTGTAGAACACTATTCGTTTGAGCAAGCCTTAGCTGAGTACGAAGCCCTATTTAGCGAAGTTGTTGCTACAAGCTGCGAATCTCCTTCTTTAGGTATGTTACCAAAATTGACCTCTAGCGAATCGATTATTGATATTTAA
- a CDS encoding ScyD/ScyE family protein translates to MKLEQITVTSFTVLADGLDNPKGLSFGSDGSLYITEAGTGGDGANVPSPSGQGSLLYGTTGAILKVENDTIKPIVTGLPSLAFADGTGAAGPHDIKFDTTGKPYVLVGYAANPALRDSTFSDSDLGKIITPDFDTNSWTTVADIANYELTHNPDGGDVVSNPLAFLIDGDKIVIVDPGANDLLSVGTDGSHLDAIAVLPHQPVTNPIFPGSNSQNFDRGHVPPPSAYRNATPSQITIQSVPTGIAKGPDGAYYVTTFTGFPFPEGEAKIYRVDADGQLSVYADGFTQLIDLAFDDQGNLYALQHMNQSGWKGKLDGSLIKITPDGTRTTILSGDGLEAPSALTIGPEGALYLINRGSLPGKGQIIRIDHH, encoded by the coding sequence ATGAAACTGGAACAAATTACTGTTACGTCTTTTACGGTACTTGCCGACGGTCTTGATAATCCCAAAGGTCTAAGCTTTGGTTCTGACGGTAGTCTCTATATTACAGAGGCTGGTACGGGGGGAGATGGCGCTAACGTTCCATCACCAAGTGGTCAAGGTTCTTTACTTTATGGCACAACAGGTGCTATATTAAAAGTAGAGAATGATACAATAAAACCTATAGTCACTGGACTCCCTTCCCTGGCATTTGCAGATGGCACTGGAGCCGCCGGTCCTCACGATATAAAGTTTGATACTACAGGTAAGCCTTATGTTCTGGTCGGGTACGCTGCAAATCCAGCCCTACGCGACAGCACATTTAGTGATTCCGACTTAGGAAAAATTATCACTCCCGATTTCGATACGAATTCGTGGACTACTGTTGCCGATATAGCCAACTACGAACTGACTCATAACCCTGATGGAGGCGATGTCGTCAGTAATCCTCTGGCTTTTCTAATAGATGGCGACAAGATTGTTATTGTTGATCCGGGTGCAAACGATTTGCTGAGTGTAGGCACCGATGGAAGTCATTTGGACGCAATCGCTGTACTTCCCCACCAACCTGTTACTAATCCAATATTCCCTGGTTCTAACTCCCAAAATTTTGACCGGGGACACGTGCCACCTCCCAGTGCTTACCGTAATGCAACACCATCCCAAATAACGATTCAATCTGTACCTACAGGAATCGCCAAAGGTCCAGATGGTGCTTATTACGTCACTACATTCACTGGTTTTCCTTTTCCAGAAGGTGAAGCAAAAATCTACCGAGTGGATGCTGATGGTCAACTATCAGTCTATGCTGATGGCTTTACGCAACTGATTGATCTGGCTTTCGATGATCAAGGCAACTTGTATGCATTGCAGCACATGAATCAGTCAGGCTGGAAAGGAAAGCTGGATGGAAGTCTGATCAAAATCACTCCTGATGGGACTCGCACAACTATTCTCAGTGGTGATGGATTAGAGGCTCCTAGTGCACTGACTATTGGTCCTGAGGGTGCGCTTTATCTAATCAATCGAGGCAGTTTGCCAGGAAAAGGGCAAATCATAAGAATTGATCATCATTGA
- the eboC gene encoding UbiA-like protein EboC (EboC, a homolog the polyprenyltransferase UbiA, belongs to system of proteins involved in the trafficking of precursor metabolites to an extracytoplasmic compartment so that the biosynthesis of certain natural products, such as scytonemin, can be completed.) — protein sequence MNAATLNSSRFWAYLQLLRPANIVTAWADILAGFAASGCIVFIAPSSSDLISLAWLLLATTGLYGGGIVFNDVFDAEIDTVERPERPIPSGRASQLTASILGSLLLSIGILAASQVTWLSATLACGIAAAAILYDAYSKHHPIFGPLNMGVCRGGNLMLGVSAVSPMVSNYWFLALIPIVYIAAVTTLSRGEVHGGKSTTGVFTLVLISTVLAGLLGLSFLENYHLLAVLPFIVLLAVRVLLPFIKAVSKPSPENIRTAVRAGVLSLIVLDAAVAAGFASLPYGLLVLILLPISIALSQIFAVT from the coding sequence ATGAACGCTGCAACCTTAAATTCTTCTCGCTTTTGGGCATATCTCCAGTTACTACGACCTGCTAACATCGTTACCGCGTGGGCAGATATTCTAGCTGGCTTCGCAGCCTCCGGATGCATTGTCTTTATTGCCCCATCTTCCTCTGATTTGATATCACTTGCATGGTTGCTTCTAGCAACAACAGGTTTATATGGGGGTGGTATTGTTTTTAATGATGTCTTTGATGCTGAAATAGACACTGTAGAAAGACCTGAACGACCTATTCCCAGCGGTAGAGCATCTCAATTGACAGCATCTATTCTAGGAAGTTTACTTTTGAGTATTGGCATACTAGCAGCCTCTCAAGTTACCTGGTTGAGTGCTACTCTGGCTTGTGGCATTGCTGCTGCTGCGATCCTCTACGATGCATATAGCAAACATCACCCGATTTTTGGGCCGCTCAACATGGGGGTTTGTCGCGGTGGCAACCTCATGCTTGGTGTGAGCGCAGTTTCACCAATGGTATCAAACTACTGGTTTTTAGCGCTGATTCCCATTGTTTACATCGCTGCGGTAACAACTCTTAGTCGAGGTGAAGTTCATGGAGGTAAGAGTACTACGGGTGTGTTCACACTTGTGCTAATTAGCACAGTTCTAGCTGGACTGTTAGGATTGAGTTTTTTAGAGAATTATCACCTGCTTGCAGTTTTGCCATTTATTGTGTTGCTAGCTGTGCGAGTGTTACTACCTTTTATCAAGGCAGTGAGCAAACCTTCTCCAGAAAACATCCGCACAGCAGTACGTGCAGGAGTCTTGTCACTCATAGTTTTAGACGCCGCAGTCGCTGCTGGTTTTGCTAGCTTGCCATATGGATTACTGGTTCTGATTCTGTTACCAATTTCAATCGCTTTGTCACAAATATTTGCTGTTACTTGA
- a CDS encoding ScyD/ScyE family protein: MKFKSFALLFSVCVAATCGTQAARAASLSVVADGLNNPRNLDFAPDGSIYLTESGRGGDGNGGVNCIPSPSAQYIPLCSGNTGSVVKIAKDGTKTTVLSNLPSIALVPSGEQAAGPADFKFDSKGNAYLLYGLAGDPNSRDTKLQSPLLGQLYKVDLNTGSLTSLADFAAYEAKYNPDGTDLINNPYAFAIKGDTAYVVDGGGNSIYSVGLDGSGIKNVAAIPQKVISLSTDQFPTLPEGTTDPTGGAPLPPGYSRASNGLPVSNQSVPTGIAVAPDGSLTLSEYTYFPYPENEARILKVDPDTLQTQVLADGFTQLTGVTYDSEGNLYALQHINQSEWKGIQQGGVITGDISGSVIKIAKDGTRQTIWSGDGLEAASGLVFGPDGDLYISNRARLVAGERGGQLIKIDPRSSGGATKVPEPASVIGLLLATAVGVKAMKRKRQEDLLHKVETI, encoded by the coding sequence ATGAAATTCAAGTCATTTGCTCTTCTTTTCTCTGTTTGTGTCGCTGCTACTTGTGGAACACAAGCTGCGCGAGCAGCATCGCTGTCAGTAGTAGCTGACGGTCTTAATAACCCACGGAATCTTGACTTTGCTCCTGACGGCAGTATTTACCTAACAGAGAGTGGTAGAGGGGGCGATGGAAACGGCGGAGTAAACTGCATACCATCACCCAGCGCGCAATATATTCCTTTATGTTCTGGTAATACTGGTAGCGTTGTCAAAATTGCTAAGGACGGTACAAAAACAACTGTGCTCTCAAATCTTCCGTCCATAGCGTTAGTCCCCTCTGGCGAACAAGCTGCCGGTCCTGCCGACTTCAAATTTGATTCCAAAGGCAACGCTTATCTTTTGTATGGCTTAGCTGGCGATCCGAACTCGCGCGACACCAAGTTACAAAGCCCTTTACTTGGACAATTATACAAAGTAGATTTAAACACCGGTTCGTTGACAAGTCTTGCCGATTTTGCAGCTTACGAAGCTAAATATAATCCTGATGGCACAGATTTGATTAACAACCCCTATGCTTTTGCAATTAAGGGTGATACTGCTTACGTCGTTGATGGGGGTGGCAACTCGATCTATTCTGTAGGACTAGACGGCAGCGGTATTAAGAACGTAGCAGCCATACCTCAAAAAGTAATATCACTAAGTACAGACCAATTCCCAACTCTTCCTGAGGGGACAACAGACCCAACAGGAGGCGCACCACTACCCCCAGGTTATAGTCGTGCTTCCAATGGTCTTCCGGTATCAAACCAATCAGTGCCTACAGGTATCGCAGTTGCTCCTGATGGCAGCTTAACCCTAAGCGAATACACTTATTTTCCTTATCCAGAAAATGAAGCACGTATCCTTAAAGTTGACCCCGATACTTTGCAAACACAAGTCCTTGCTGATGGCTTTACACAGCTGACTGGCGTGACATACGACTCTGAGGGCAATTTGTATGCATTGCAACACATCAATCAGTCAGAATGGAAGGGCATTCAACAGGGTGGTGTTATCACTGGTGATATCAGTGGTTCTGTAATCAAAATAGCTAAGGATGGAACTCGCCAAACTATTTGGAGTGGTGATGGACTAGAAGCAGCTTCTGGATTAGTTTTCGGTCCTGATGGCGATTTATACATCTCAAATCGTGCCAGACTCGTAGCAGGGGAACGAGGAGGACAACTGATCAAGATTGATCCTAGATCTTCTGGTGGTGCGACAAAAGTTCCTGAACCCGCTTCTGTGATTGGTTTATTACTGGCTACTGCTGTAGGCGTAAAAGCAATGAAGCGCAAGCGCCAAGAAGATCTGTTGCATAAGGTAGAAACTATCTAA
- a CDS encoding EboA family metabolite traffic protein: protein MVFASYLEKTTISANELLHNWLKQRLNSQALTWLEQKIEQIKTAVNTLVFFSAFSAVPRYTGKNDLQLTKTELEAACSARTGWFPSHWSVDQAARILLVLALPQDNEQKYLETLERVFTAADVGELVALYQALPLLRYPEKFRNRAAEGVRSNMTAVFNAVALGNSYPAQYLGDLAWNQMVLKALFVGSPLHLIQGLDQRANPELARMLVDYAHERWAAKRTVSPELWRLVGRFADNAMLADLERAIQDPDPVQQAGAAIAIAECPLPAAQTLLARYPNIQAEIQAGHLTWKSLIIS from the coding sequence ATGGTTTTTGCAAGTTATTTAGAAAAAACAACAATTAGTGCTAATGAATTACTGCATAATTGGTTGAAGCAACGCCTTAATAGTCAAGCTCTTACCTGGCTAGAACAGAAGATAGAGCAAATCAAAACCGCCGTCAATACGTTAGTATTTTTTAGTGCTTTTAGCGCTGTGCCTCGTTATACAGGCAAAAATGATTTACAGCTGACAAAAACAGAACTAGAAGCAGCCTGTTCTGCCCGGACAGGTTGGTTTCCCAGTCATTGGAGTGTAGATCAAGCTGCTCGCATCTTACTGGTACTGGCTTTACCACAGGATAATGAGCAGAAGTATTTAGAAACCTTAGAGCGAGTTTTTACAGCTGCTGATGTAGGAGAGTTAGTCGCACTTTACCAAGCATTACCACTTTTGCGTTACCCAGAAAAATTTCGTAATCGTGCCGCTGAGGGAGTTCGCAGTAATATGACCGCAGTCTTCAACGCTGTGGCTTTGGGAAATTCCTATCCAGCACAGTATTTGGGTGACCTTGCTTGGAATCAGATGGTGTTGAAAGCCCTATTCGTGGGCAGCCCTTTACATCTGATTCAAGGGCTTGACCAGCGTGCAAATCCAGAACTAGCTAGAATGCTAGTTGATTATGCCCATGAACGTTGGGCAGCAAAGCGTACAGTATCTCCTGAACTCTGGCGACTGGTGGGGCGATTTGCCGACAATGCAATGTTAGCTGATTTGGAGCGAGCAATACAAGACCCCGATCCGGTTCAACAAGCAGGGGCGGCGATCGCCATTGCTGAGTGTCCTTTACCAGCTGCTCAAACACTCCTTGCCCGTTATCCAAACATACAAGCCGAAATTCAAGCAGGGCATTTGACTTGGAAGAGCTTAATTATTTCGTAG
- a CDS encoding TatD family hydrolase produces the protein MNTTPMMYIDPHIHMSSRTTDDYQNMRDSGIVAVIEPAFWFGQPRTSVGSFQDYFSSLVGWERFRAAQFGIKHYCTIGLNSKEANNELLAEQVMELLPLYACKEGVVAIGEIGYDDMTPQEDKYFRLQLELARELDMLVMIHTPHRNKKAGTSHSMDVCIEHGLDPSKVIVDHNNEETVQEVLDRGFWAAFTIYPNTKMGNARMVEVVRQYGCDRIIVDSSADWGVSDPLAVPKTAHLMRERGIIEAHIRAVCYENALAAYSQSGQMQESDWLNPSPIDQRQLFSGNSVLRGQKPVIESPTREYALIE, from the coding sequence ATGAACACTACTCCCATGATGTATATAGATCCTCACATTCACATGAGTTCCCGCACAACCGACGATTACCAAAACATGCGGGACTCTGGCATTGTCGCTGTTATTGAACCTGCTTTCTGGTTTGGACAACCTCGTACCAGCGTTGGTTCATTCCAAGATTACTTTAGCAGCTTAGTGGGGTGGGAGCGATTCCGTGCGGCGCAATTTGGTATTAAACACTACTGTACGATTGGCTTGAACTCCAAAGAAGCCAATAATGAATTGTTGGCAGAGCAAGTCATGGAACTTTTGCCTTTATACGCTTGCAAAGAAGGAGTTGTAGCCATTGGTGAGATTGGTTACGATGACATGACTCCACAAGAAGACAAATACTTTCGCTTGCAGCTAGAACTCGCAAGAGAACTAGATATGCTGGTGATGATTCACACACCTCACCGTAATAAAAAAGCAGGCACCAGTCACAGTATGGATGTTTGTATCGAGCATGGCTTAGATCCATCAAAAGTGATTGTGGATCACAACAACGAAGAAACTGTGCAGGAAGTTTTAGATCGGGGCTTTTGGGCAGCTTTTACAATTTACCCCAATACCAAAATGGGGAATGCCCGCATGGTTGAGGTTGTACGCCAGTACGGATGTGATCGCATCATCGTAGACAGCAGTGCTGATTGGGGTGTCAGCGATCCACTCGCAGTTCCTAAGACTGCCCACCTCATGCGAGAAAGGGGAATTATAGAAGCGCATATACGAGCTGTCTGTTATGAAAATGCACTTGCTGCTTACAGCCAAAGCGGTCAAATGCAGGAGTCAGACTGGCTCAACCCATCCCCCATCGACCAGCGACAGCTATTTAGTGGTAACTCGGTACTTCGGGGACAAAAACCCGTCATTGAGTCTCCGACTCGTGAGTATGCATTGATCGAGTAA
- the scyF gene encoding scytonemin biosynthesis PEP-CTERM protein ScyF (ScyF is a conserved protein in biosynthesis systems for the scytonemin, a Trp-derived cyanobacterial natural sunscreen, although it is not absolutely required.), giving the protein MGLVKNLSLAFIGAGFLVAAAAAQAMALSLQYDRSIGSPGFGPGQLFVPQGIAVDDQGNTLVSNGRGVNPDGTPNYNLGNKIEKFSPSGEYIGAIGSGGTGPGQFDEPTTVDFNPVTGDLYAGDVYNNRINQFDSQGNFIRSFANGEFTPLVPGRLFFGPSGVTFDKTGNVYVGDFNGERILKFTPDGQQIGVIGGTTGTGLGEFQGVAGTRISPVSGNIYVADQYNNRVQVLDPNGKPLYAFGSVGSGPGQLLQPIGIEVDDQENVYVADSINSRVQVFDKNGKFLTSYGQPALDASGNPVPPPGLTDGPFGNPLDLTPGRFNWTGGTTLKDNKLYVGDFFQGRVQVLNVVKDGATKVPEPASLLGLGLLGIGATASTLRKKQQKATLSLEEPEKAAV; this is encoded by the coding sequence ATGGGATTAGTCAAGAATTTGTCACTTGCCTTCATCGGTGCCGGCTTTCTCGTAGCGGCTGCTGCAGCCCAAGCTATGGCGTTAAGCTTACAGTACGATCGCTCTATTGGTAGTCCTGGTTTCGGTCCTGGGCAGCTGTTTGTTCCCCAAGGTATAGCGGTGGATGATCAAGGGAATACCCTTGTAAGTAACGGTCGCGGTGTTAACCCGGATGGTACTCCTAACTACAACCTCGGTAACAAAATTGAAAAATTTAGTCCTAGTGGTGAGTATATTGGAGCAATTGGCTCTGGTGGCACAGGACCCGGACAGTTTGACGAGCCAACAACTGTAGACTTTAATCCAGTCACAGGGGATTTGTATGCAGGTGATGTTTACAACAACCGCATCAATCAATTCGATTCTCAGGGTAACTTTATAAGATCCTTTGCAAATGGAGAATTTACCCCTCTGGTACCAGGTAGATTGTTCTTTGGGCCATCTGGTGTGACATTTGACAAAACTGGCAACGTGTACGTTGGTGATTTTAACGGTGAAAGGATCCTTAAATTCACACCAGACGGACAGCAAATTGGTGTCATTGGTGGCACCACTGGCACTGGACTTGGAGAATTCCAAGGTGTAGCCGGTACGAGAATTTCCCCAGTTAGTGGAAATATCTATGTAGCTGACCAATATAACAACCGCGTTCAGGTACTCGATCCAAATGGTAAACCTCTGTACGCATTTGGTTCCGTAGGTAGCGGACCTGGACAGCTTCTTCAGCCAATTGGCATCGAAGTGGACGACCAAGAGAATGTCTATGTAGCTGATTCTATCAATAGCCGTGTTCAGGTTTTCGATAAAAACGGTAAGTTCCTGACTTCCTACGGTCAACCAGCCCTCGATGCATCAGGCAACCCTGTACCGCCTCCAGGATTAACTGACGGTCCCTTTGGCAATCCCCTTGACCTCACTCCAGGCAGATTTAATTGGACAGGTGGCACAACCCTCAAAGATAACAAGCTGTATGTAGGCGATTTCTTCCAAGGTCGCGTTCAAGTGTTGAACGTCGTTAAGGATGGCGCAACCAAAGTACCTGAACCTGCTTCACTATTAGGTTTAGGCTTGTTGGGAATTGGCGCTACTGCCAGCACATTGCGGAAAAAGCAGCAAAAAGCAACCCTCAGTTTAGAGGAACCAGAAAAAGCTGCTGTTTAG
- a CDS encoding DsbA family protein produces the protein MQQRKGIEPQAIESLFDHVQNVGHAAGVKLDFNKIHLAVNTILCHQLIALAADDIKNDVVQAVYKAYFEEGLNLGELEVIVAIGTKVGMDSTKLRLQLNDNALADRVLAESTFARLNGITSVPFYVINDKVKLNNSHSSQMFLQALNRAALLEISPKIW, from the coding sequence ATGCAACAGAGAAAAGGTATAGAACCGCAAGCAATAGAGAGCCTATTTGACCACGTGCAAAACGTTGGTCATGCAGCAGGAGTCAAATTAGATTTTAACAAGATTCATTTAGCTGTCAACACTATCCTTTGCCATCAATTGATTGCTTTAGCAGCAGATGACATAAAAAACGATGTTGTGCAAGCAGTTTACAAGGCTTACTTTGAAGAGGGTTTGAACCTCGGTGAACTTGAGGTGATTGTTGCTATCGGCACAAAAGTTGGTATGGATTCTACTAAGTTACGACTGCAATTGAACGATAACGCTCTTGCCGATAGGGTTCTAGCCGAATCAACATTTGCTCGATTGAATGGCATCACTAGCGTACCTTTTTACGTTATCAACGACAAAGTCAAGCTTAACAATTCACACTCAAGCCAGATGTTCCTTCAAGCTTTAAATCGTGCCGCGCTTCTAGAAATATCCCCAAAAATATGGTAA
- the tyrA gene encoding bifunctional chorismate mutase/prephenate dehydrogenase: protein MTQELFKQTDQSLYDLLRDTHTASLALGSNGDRPYVQAPVLPEQASSKPNFEATARSAVGQQGALRERHTLLTASEISPIEEQLATLASSLAQAGVPESVWLNLVNSCYAALSTVASYSSTQITPRKITIIGGRGRMGRFFTQQLTAAGHNVNILENEDWEYADKLLSCAELVIVCVPIQWTTDVIKRAVQYLAPTTALCDITSLKTEPMSAMLEYHRGPVMGLHPMFGPNVKSFAEQKVVACPGRNDDSFEWLLDFIKSQGGEVIVSTPEEHDYMMVIIQATRHFSRFSVGVFLAQEEIDIERSLCMSSPSYRQEIDIIKRLFTQSPHLCVDIMLATQDRCHAIAKLADTYQRLASLVAQKDRTAIIQEFETAQSFFHEQSITSANLSHENYADRHLSRYPSGSQSPTEGNPPAALSHGMPVVPNRSEASF, encoded by the coding sequence ATGACTCAAGAATTGTTTAAGCAAACAGATCAAAGCCTGTATGATCTGCTGCGCGATACTCACACAGCAAGCCTTGCCCTTGGGAGCAATGGCGATCGCCCGTATGTGCAAGCGCCTGTTCTTCCAGAACAGGCTTCCTCAAAGCCGAACTTTGAGGCAACCGCACGGAGTGCGGTTGGGCAACAGGGCGCGCTACGCGAACGCCATACACTTTTAACAGCATCAGAAATTTCACCTATAGAAGAACAACTGGCAACTCTCGCCTCCTCACTTGCTCAAGCTGGTGTTCCTGAATCAGTTTGGCTTAATTTAGTTAACAGTTGTTATGCAGCCCTTTCCACTGTTGCCTCATATTCGTCTACACAGATAACACCCCGGAAAATCACCATCATCGGTGGACGTGGCAGAATGGGTAGATTCTTTACCCAGCAACTGACAGCAGCTGGTCACAATGTCAATATTCTCGAAAATGAAGACTGGGAATATGCAGATAAGCTCCTCAGTTGTGCTGAACTTGTGATCGTCTGTGTTCCAATTCAATGGACAACAGATGTTATAAAGCGTGCGGTCCAATATCTTGCACCAACCACAGCACTTTGTGACATCACAAGTCTCAAAACTGAGCCGATGTCAGCGATGCTTGAATACCATCGTGGTCCGGTTATGGGATTACATCCCATGTTTGGCCCAAATGTCAAATCCTTTGCCGAACAAAAGGTCGTGGCTTGTCCAGGTCGCAACGACGATTCATTTGAGTGGTTATTAGACTTTATTAAAAGTCAGGGTGGGGAAGTGATAGTCTCAACACCTGAAGAACATGACTACATGATGGTGATTATTCAGGCAACAAGGCACTTCTCCCGATTTAGCGTTGGTGTTTTCTTAGCACAAGAAGAAATTGACATAGAGCGCAGTTTGTGCATGTCAAGTCCAAGCTACCGTCAAGAAATAGACATCATTAAGCGTTTGTTTACTCAAAGCCCACACTTATGTGTAGACATTATGCTGGCTACACAAGATAGATGTCATGCCATTGCTAAATTAGCCGATACTTATCAGCGCTTGGCAAGCTTAGTCGCACAGAAAGATCGAACTGCAATCATCCAGGAATTTGAAACTGCTCAAAGCTTTTTTCACGAACAAAGCATTACTTCTGCCAACCTGAGTCACGAAAACTATGCTGATCGACATCTATCACGATACCCTTCGGGTTCGCAGTCGCCTACGGAGGGAAACCCTCCTGCAGCGCTGTCTCACGGTATGCCCGTGGTGCCGAATCGGTCAGAAGCATCTTTTTGA